In Bacillus sp. FJAT-45037, the following are encoded in one genomic region:
- a CDS encoding heme ABC transporter ATP-binding protein has product MLKVENVTLSYGTKKVIDSVSFEVGKGEILGIVGPNGSGKTSLLKAISGAFEHMSGTITLNDQPLHAYPTKELAKRMAVLPQQSETAFNYSVWDVVALGRYPYQKGWLQGLQASDKEVITEALHLTGTETFKDLPLQTLSGGERQRVLLARALAQEPEILLLDEPTNHLDVAYQMSLLNSLKQWSSERELTVIAVLHDLNMASLYCDRLLLLDEGHTMALNAPRDVIKEDHLTEVYQTALTCGEHPSVPSPLITFIPESNYDKNQSLIDQLCIDRTEESIKFSSPFRWKVLSSAVLGAGFSWHNTFVNRHVDKNYQCDDVEAEFKQFLESRGLNSSDVLGMLTAAMLEDGVILRSEQEATKTLVMVTAGTSNAVDAARAHTHPIYSEQVGTINTWVFIEGKLSESAYVQALMTVTEAKGKALHDEEIYDQETNTIATGTSTDSVMIAATQVGEEYPYAGTISSLGKNIAKLVYEATRRAIDRYKKRLHL; this is encoded by the coding sequence ATGTTAAAGGTAGAAAATGTGACGCTTAGTTACGGTACAAAGAAAGTGATTGACTCTGTCTCCTTTGAAGTGGGAAAAGGAGAAATTCTTGGGATTGTAGGACCTAATGGCAGTGGTAAGACAAGTTTACTTAAAGCAATAAGCGGAGCTTTTGAGCACATGTCTGGAACGATCACATTAAATGACCAGCCGCTCCATGCTTATCCTACTAAAGAGTTAGCTAAACGTATGGCGGTGCTCCCTCAACAGTCAGAAACTGCGTTCAATTATTCCGTATGGGATGTTGTTGCTCTGGGGCGTTATCCGTATCAAAAAGGCTGGCTTCAAGGCTTGCAAGCATCAGATAAAGAAGTGATCACGGAAGCTCTTCATCTGACAGGAACAGAGACCTTTAAAGATCTTCCCCTCCAAACGTTAAGTGGAGGCGAAAGGCAACGTGTATTACTCGCTAGGGCACTTGCACAAGAACCGGAAATTTTATTGCTTGATGAACCGACCAATCATTTAGATGTTGCGTATCAAATGAGTCTTTTAAACTCATTAAAACAATGGTCGTCTGAGAGAGAATTAACCGTCATTGCAGTGCTCCATGATTTGAATATGGCGAGTTTATATTGCGATCGATTGTTGCTTTTAGATGAAGGGCATACGATGGCATTAAATGCACCAAGAGATGTGATCAAAGAGGATCATTTAACAGAGGTTTATCAAACTGCCTTGACTTGTGGAGAGCATCCATCTGTCCCATCTCCATTAATTACTTTTATTCCAGAGTCTAACTACGACAAAAATCAATCCCTGATCGATCAACTATGCATCGACCGTACGGAAGAATCGATTAAATTTTCAAGTCCATTTAGATGGAAAGTTTTGTCCTCTGCCGTTTTAGGAGCTGGATTTAGTTGGCATAATACATTTGTGAATCGTCATGTTGATAAAAACTATCAATGTGATGATGTAGAAGCTGAATTTAAACAGTTCTTAGAAAGTAGAGGATTAAATAGCTCGGATGTATTAGGTATGCTGACAGCAGCGATGCTTGAAGATGGCGTGATTCTCCGATCGGAGCAAGAAGCGACTAAGACGTTAGTGATGGTCACTGCTGGTACATCAAATGCTGTCGATGCAGCAAGAGCTCACACACATCCTATTTATTCAGAGCAAGTTGGTACGATTAACACGTGGGTATTTATTGAGGGTAAACTGTCAGAGTCCGCCTACGTCCAAGCGTTGATGACTGTTACAGAGGCAAAAGGTAAAGCGTTACATGATGAGGAGATTTACGATCAAGAGACGAATACGATAGCTACTGGAACTTCGACTGACAGTGTCATGATTGCTGCAACACAGGTCGGAGAGGAATACCCATATGCAGGAACAATCTCATCATTAGGTAAAAATATTGCCAAACTTGTCTATGAAGCAACAAGAAGGGCGATCGATCGTTATAAAAAGAGATTACACCTATGA
- a CDS encoding bifunctional adenosylcobinamide kinase/adenosylcobinamide-phosphate guanylyltransferase has protein sequence MLIFVTGGVRSGKSSYAESLAMSMQTDQSQKLYYIATSVAADDEMRIRINRHQQIRELSSSNWHVIEKAYDLQELLHQFNDQDVVLIDCLTTLLSNEWFGRVQVEMKKWDNLDYQVSMIVRIKELLKMLAEANWTTVLVSNEVSYEANNDDLIHTYKKRLGELHLHAVECAKRAIFVESGIPMVMKKSE, from the coding sequence ATGTTGATCTTCGTCACAGGCGGCGTACGAAGTGGAAAAAGTAGTTATGCGGAGTCATTAGCAATGTCGATGCAAACCGATCAAAGCCAAAAACTTTACTATATTGCAACAAGCGTAGCTGCAGACGATGAAATGAGAATTCGAATAAACAGACATCAACAAATACGCGAGTTGTCGTCATCTAATTGGCACGTCATTGAAAAGGCCTACGATCTTCAAGAGTTGCTACATCAGTTTAACGATCAAGATGTGGTTTTGATCGATTGTTTAACAACATTGTTGTCAAATGAATGGTTCGGTCGAGTTCAGGTAGAGATGAAAAAGTGGGACAACTTAGATTATCAAGTTTCAATGATCGTGAGGATAAAGGAGTTGCTAAAAATGTTAGCCGAAGCGAATTGGACAACGGTCCTTGTTTCGAATGAAGTAAGCTATGAAGCGAACAATGATGACTTGATACATACATATAAAAAAAGATTAGGTGAACTGCATCTCCATGCAGTCGAATGCGCTAAAAGAGCCATCTTCGTTGAATCGGGTATTCCTATGGTTATGAAGAAGAGTGAATAA
- a CDS encoding ATP-binding protein has product MFWRSVVGKLWFTILLLVSVVLSILMVLLLQSFERFHVNEAESQLVNHANMIAAIFDGYDEQDDALRTISQYGSSFETHAVIFVEGRKVWGTNNTSNDEIHAKLFVTNPTLSQVFNGEQVVATEEDFPFTHDGEISNTEMMVVGVPLQSDELENSAVFLYQSLSAIEETSNETRRIVYFSAGIALVLTTIFAFFLSSRITAPLRKMRQVALEVAEGKFNTKVPILTHDEIGQLAIAFNRMGRELNRNIHALNQEKEQLSRILVSMADGVITLDRKGKLVVTNPPAERFMQSWFYEQGIDEKEKTALPQAVQQLFERVVSVEKEQMIELDVQGRSWAILMTPLYDREYVRGAVAVIRDMTEERRHDKLRKDFIANVSHELRTPISMLQGYSEAIIDDIAGTEEDQKEIAKIIYDESLRMGRLVNELLDIARMESGHIELYFDEIDLHIFSDRIVRKFQGYAKDEGVTLKLDLKRNGKSFSFDSDRIEQVLTNLIHNAIRHTEADGVVILKIRPFESAVKFDVIDTGSGIPEEDLPYVFERFYKADKARTRGRGGTGLGLAIAKNIVDAHKGQISVHSKKDEGTTFSFFIPDARLEKESEELQ; this is encoded by the coding sequence ATGTTTTGGCGGAGTGTTGTTGGTAAACTTTGGTTTACTATTTTGTTGTTAGTTTCAGTAGTTCTTTCCATTCTTATGGTCTTGCTGCTGCAATCATTTGAACGTTTTCATGTAAATGAGGCAGAATCACAATTAGTGAACCATGCAAACATGATAGCTGCTATTTTCGATGGCTATGATGAACAAGATGATGCATTAAGGACAATTTCACAGTATGGCTCTTCCTTTGAAACTCATGCGGTCATCTTCGTTGAAGGTAGAAAAGTTTGGGGAACGAATAATACGTCAAATGATGAAATTCATGCAAAATTATTTGTGACGAATCCAACGTTATCTCAAGTATTTAACGGCGAGCAAGTCGTTGCCACGGAAGAGGACTTTCCTTTTACACATGATGGTGAAATATCGAATACAGAAATGATGGTAGTAGGTGTCCCTCTACAATCCGATGAGTTAGAAAATAGTGCGGTCTTTCTTTACCAATCACTATCAGCCATCGAAGAGACTTCAAATGAGACACGTCGAATTGTATATTTCTCTGCTGGAATAGCGCTTGTGTTAACGACGATTTTTGCTTTCTTCTTATCATCACGTATTACAGCTCCATTGCGGAAAATGAGGCAAGTAGCTTTAGAGGTGGCCGAAGGAAAGTTTAATACTAAAGTACCTATATTAACGCATGATGAAATTGGACAACTTGCGATTGCTTTTAACCGAATGGGTCGAGAGTTAAATCGTAACATTCATGCTTTAAATCAGGAGAAAGAACAACTGTCTCGGATCTTAGTAAGTATGGCAGATGGTGTCATTACTTTAGATCGTAAAGGGAAATTAGTTGTAACGAACCCACCTGCAGAACGATTCATGCAGTCATGGTTTTACGAACAAGGCATTGATGAGAAAGAGAAGACTGCATTACCACAAGCGGTTCAGCAATTGTTTGAACGTGTTGTATCGGTTGAAAAAGAACAAATGATTGAGCTTGATGTGCAAGGTAGAAGCTGGGCGATTTTGATGACCCCGTTATATGATCGAGAATATGTGCGAGGAGCAGTTGCTGTCATTCGCGATATGACAGAAGAACGTCGTCATGATAAACTACGTAAAGATTTTATTGCTAATGTTTCTCATGAGTTGCGAACACCGATTTCAATGCTTCAAGGTTACAGTGAAGCGATTATTGACGATATTGCTGGAACGGAGGAAGATCAGAAAGAAATAGCAAAAATCATTTACGATGAGTCATTGCGTATGGGGCGTCTTGTAAATGAATTACTCGATATTGCTCGAATGGAATCAGGGCATATCGAACTCTATTTCGATGAGATCGATCTTCACATTTTTTCTGATCGCATTGTGAGGAAGTTCCAAGGTTATGCTAAGGATGAAGGTGTCACTCTAAAATTAGATTTAAAAAGAAATGGGAAATCCTTCTCTTTTGATTCGGATCGAATTGAGCAGGTGTTAACTAATCTGATTCACAACGCCATTCGTCACACTGAGGCTGACGGAGTAGTCATATTAAAAATAAGACCATTTGAGAGTGCGGTTAAATTTGATGTGATTGATACAGGTTCAGGTATTCCTGAAGAAGATTTACCTTATGTGTTTGAACGATTTTATAAGGCCGATAAAGCACGTACGAGAGGGCGCGGAGGGACAGGACTTGGTTTAGCGATTGCTAAAAACATCGTTGATGCTCATAAAGGTCAAATTTCCGTTCATAGTAAAAAAGATGAAGGAACAACCTTCTCCTTCTTCATTCCTGATGCGAGACTAGAAAAAGAATCGGAGGAACTTCAGTAA
- a CDS encoding FecCD family ABC transporter permease, translating to MQQSSIQRFLANNHFIAYLIVILFALVAAMISIGKGSVELPFSTVLLIILSEGLHIPIDVELEPLYINIVMDIRLPRTLLAMFVGASLAVAGAAFQGFLKNPLADPYTLGVSSGSAVGAVIVLFFGISLPVVGAFTLPFVSVITGFLTLFLVIAFAKVVQRSMSAETIILAGIIFSSFLGSFISLMISLTGDELRQIINWLMGSVAMRGWSHVLLIMPFFLLGFFLLFFNRQELNALAFGEETARQLGVNLKVRKVMILLGATVLTGGAVAVSGTIGFVGLVIPHLTRLIWGSDHRHLIPLSMFVGAGFLALTDLVARTLLSPTELPIGVITAMIGAPAFAVILIKQRKTLR from the coding sequence TTGCAGCAATCATCTATCCAGAGGTTTTTGGCGAATAACCATTTTATCGCCTATCTCATCGTCATTCTTTTTGCGCTTGTTGCAGCGATGATCAGTATCGGAAAGGGAAGTGTCGAACTTCCCTTCTCGACTGTTTTACTGATTATCCTATCTGAAGGACTACATATACCTATCGATGTCGAGTTAGAGCCGCTGTATATCAATATTGTGATGGATATAAGGTTACCTAGAACATTATTAGCGATGTTTGTAGGGGCTAGTTTAGCGGTTGCAGGAGCAGCCTTTCAAGGATTTCTTAAAAACCCACTTGCTGACCCGTATACATTAGGAGTTTCATCTGGTTCGGCAGTTGGGGCCGTTATTGTATTATTTTTTGGGATTAGCTTACCAGTAGTAGGGGCATTTACATTACCTTTTGTTAGTGTAATTACAGGTTTTTTAACTTTATTTCTTGTCATTGCTTTTGCTAAAGTCGTACAACGTTCTATGTCAGCAGAGACAATCATTTTGGCCGGAATTATCTTTAGTTCTTTTTTAGGGTCGTTTATCTCGCTAATGATTTCCTTAACGGGTGATGAGTTACGTCAAATCATCAATTGGCTGATGGGAAGTGTAGCAATGCGGGGATGGTCTCATGTTTTACTGATTATGCCATTCTTCTTGCTCGGTTTCTTTCTTTTATTTTTTAATCGTCAAGAGTTAAATGCACTCGCCTTTGGTGAAGAAACCGCTAGACAACTTGGTGTGAATTTGAAAGTCCGTAAAGTGATGATTTTACTTGGAGCAACCGTATTAACAGGTGGGGCAGTTGCTGTTTCTGGTACTATCGGATTTGTAGGTCTTGTGATTCCCCATTTAACTAGATTGATTTGGGGAAGTGACCATCGCCATTTAATTCCACTTTCAATGTTTGTTGGAGCAGGTTTTTTAGCCTTAACTGATTTAGTCGCGAGGACGCTATTATCGCCGACAGAACTGCCAATCGGTGTGATCACCGCGATGATTGGCGCGCCCGCTTTTGCCGTCATTTTGATAAAGCAACGAAAAACATTACGATAG
- the cbiB gene encoding adenosylcobinamide-phosphate synthase CbiB: MIVLHHLMAITLAIIMDRIIGDPRNFPHPVVYMGKLISSFETNWNLGKYRLLKGWTMMLILIVISGGVVFLIVDLAYSVHFALGIVTEAWIISTTIATKGLKQAAQDVMEPLGQGKVEVARTSLSYIVGRDTNQLDEREMTRATIETVAENTSDGITAPLFFAFIGGAPFAMVYRAVNTGDSMVGYKNERFKTFGYAAAKLDDALNWIPSRLTGFLMVVTNQPVKNRTKRECVRILIRDAKKHVSPNSGWGEAAVASLLGVQLGGKNTYFGQVSNRAKMGDAHFTPHHTHIAAAICIMERTVFSFTLFLWMIGGVWIVVT; encoded by the coding sequence ATGATCGTTCTTCATCATTTAATGGCTATCACTTTAGCAATCATCATGGATCGAATTATAGGAGACCCACGAAACTTTCCGCATCCCGTGGTATATATGGGAAAGCTCATATCAAGCTTTGAAACAAATTGGAATCTTGGGAAGTATCGATTATTAAAAGGCTGGACCATGATGCTCATACTCATTGTAATAAGTGGTGGTGTGGTCTTCCTAATAGTTGATCTAGCCTACTCTGTTCATTTTGCTCTTGGCATCGTCACGGAAGCGTGGATCATCTCGACAACCATAGCAACAAAAGGGTTAAAGCAAGCGGCACAGGATGTGATGGAACCACTTGGTCAAGGTAAGGTTGAGGTGGCAAGAACGTCTCTTTCATATATAGTCGGACGTGATACAAATCAATTAGATGAAAGAGAAATGACACGTGCAACTATTGAAACAGTAGCGGAAAATACAAGTGACGGTATCACAGCTCCATTGTTTTTTGCCTTTATTGGAGGGGCACCATTTGCGATGGTCTACCGTGCTGTTAATACGGGTGATTCAATGGTTGGGTACAAAAATGAGCGCTTTAAGACGTTCGGTTATGCTGCGGCAAAACTAGATGATGCCTTAAACTGGATTCCGAGTAGACTGACGGGCTTTTTAATGGTTGTTACAAACCAGCCAGTCAAAAATCGAACGAAACGAGAGTGTGTCCGAATTCTAATTCGAGATGCAAAAAAGCATGTGAGTCCAAATAGTGGATGGGGAGAGGCTGCTGTAGCTTCTTTGCTTGGTGTTCAGCTTGGTGGAAAAAATACATATTTCGGTCAAGTATCAAACCGTGCCAAAATGGGCGATGCTCATTTCACACCACATCACACGCATATTGCCGCTGCGATATGTATTATGGAACGAACCGTTTTTTCGTTTACTTTATTTTTATGGATGATCGGAGGTGTTTGGATTGTCGTTACCTAA
- a CDS encoding adenosylcobinamide-GDP ribazoletransferase, whose translation MRIKVKELGSGCLLAFQLLTTIPIRLSLQWNDQHARASVACYPLTGMVLGALLFFQAYLWMTYSSNSPLMLVAWLLTFSIIYSGGLHLDGWSDFSDAVFSRQSISRKLDIMKDSRVGAFGVLSLILLLGWRFLFMYEWLLQSKDLYLLFFIPFISRLLMGGQIILGTFAREDGMAVALKPAQTHLLKWVYGAWCMFLLLLLTAWSKELMISLIIVSLLFFVGWLIFCQKQIQGITGDTVGAGTEGSETFLWGVIWMLFSFDMV comes from the coding sequence ATGCGGATAAAGGTAAAAGAGCTTGGTTCAGGCTGCTTACTTGCGTTTCAGTTATTAACCACGATCCCCATTCGACTTTCACTTCAATGGAACGATCAACATGCTAGAGCCTCTGTAGCATGTTATCCCCTAACAGGGATGGTTCTAGGAGCGTTGCTTTTTTTTCAAGCATATTTATGGATGACGTATTCATCAAACTCTCCACTTATGTTGGTCGCTTGGCTACTCACATTCTCTATTATTTATTCGGGTGGCCTGCATTTGGATGGATGGTCAGACTTTAGTGATGCTGTATTTTCTAGACAGTCGATTTCACGTAAACTTGATATCATGAAAGACTCTCGTGTAGGAGCATTTGGGGTTCTTTCACTCATTCTTCTCCTAGGGTGGAGGTTTCTTTTCATGTATGAGTGGTTGCTACAATCTAAAGATCTTTATCTACTTTTCTTTATCCCTTTCATATCTAGGTTGTTAATGGGGGGTCAGATTATCCTCGGGACTTTTGCTAGAGAAGATGGAATGGCCGTTGCGTTAAAGCCAGCTCAAACACATTTATTAAAATGGGTGTACGGTGCTTGGTGTATGTTTTTACTATTGCTACTTACAGCATGGAGTAAAGAATTAATGATAAGTCTTATAATTGTTAGTTTGCTATTTTTTGTTGGATGGCTAATATTCTGTCAAAAGCAAATCCAAGGTATCACTGGAGATACGGTTGGTGCAGGCACAGAAGGGAGTGAAACCTTTTTATGGGGAGTCATTTGGATGTTATTCTCATTCGACATGGTTTAA
- a CDS encoding MATE family efflux transporter, whose translation MKQKNQSARLGTESIPKLLRDLSVPAMIGMFVMALYNVVDTIFISYGVGIDAVAGVTIAFPVMMLIMAISAALGIGGASVISRLLGENRGKEANQVFGTVISLIFLISLLGVIAAFTFLEEMLLLFGASPDILPFAVDYTFPILIGTFFFAFAFAINNIIRSEGNAKFAMMTMIIPAVINIILDPIFIFGLDMGVKGAAIATVISQAAVTVVLLHYYLSGKSTIAITWKNLAIKWSIMKEVVSVGIPAFVQQASGSIMMIAINSMLIQFGSDLYVAIFGIIQRIIMFTVMPIIGLLQGMMPIVGYNYGAKQFDRMRETIWLTMKMVIICSVAVFILMMTIPGVFMRIFTADPVVIEAGSNAIRIMFLGFFVVGVQVVAGGLYQALGKPKPALILSLSRQILFLIPLVLILPHFFGVNGVWIAFPIADILSFILASALLYKDRDTMLVKGKEEKMDQEHMIPVSN comes from the coding sequence ATGAAACAAAAAAATCAAAGCGCGAGACTCGGGACTGAATCTATCCCGAAATTATTGCGTGATTTATCGGTTCCAGCAATGATTGGAATGTTTGTCATGGCGCTATACAATGTCGTCGATACGATCTTCATATCATACGGGGTTGGAATTGACGCTGTAGCTGGGGTTACGATCGCATTTCCTGTCATGATGCTTATTATGGCGATTTCTGCAGCGCTTGGAATTGGAGGGGCATCAGTTATCTCCAGACTTCTTGGAGAAAATAGAGGAAAAGAAGCCAATCAAGTATTTGGGACAGTGATTTCTTTAATTTTTCTTATTAGTTTATTAGGTGTGATTGCAGCTTTCACCTTTTTAGAAGAAATGCTCTTGTTGTTTGGAGCAAGCCCAGATATATTGCCATTCGCTGTGGACTACACATTTCCAATTCTAATAGGTACATTTTTCTTTGCTTTTGCTTTTGCCATCAATAATATTATCAGATCTGAAGGTAATGCAAAATTTGCGATGATGACCATGATTATTCCGGCAGTGATTAATATTATTTTAGATCCGATCTTTATCTTTGGATTAGACATGGGCGTAAAAGGAGCTGCGATCGCAACCGTGATTTCTCAAGCGGCTGTGACAGTTGTACTCCTTCACTATTACCTCTCAGGAAAAAGTACGATTGCGATCACGTGGAAAAATCTCGCTATTAAGTGGAGCATCATGAAAGAAGTCGTTTCAGTTGGTATTCCTGCTTTTGTCCAACAAGCTTCTGGCAGTATCATGATGATTGCGATTAATTCGATGCTCATTCAGTTCGGTAGTGACTTGTATGTGGCGATTTTCGGTATTATCCAACGAATTATTATGTTTACCGTCATGCCGATTATTGGTTTGCTACAGGGCATGATGCCAATCGTTGGATATAATTACGGAGCGAAGCAGTTTGACCGGATGCGAGAGACGATCTGGTTAACGATGAAAATGGTAATTATTTGTTCGGTCGCTGTTTTCATTTTGATGATGACGATCCCAGGTGTGTTTATGAGAATCTTTACAGCAGATCCAGTCGTGATTGAAGCAGGTTCGAATGCGATACGGATTATGTTCTTAGGTTTTTTTGTAGTCGGTGTGCAAGTGGTGGCTGGAGGGTTGTATCAGGCACTTGGAAAACCGAAGCCAGCTTTGATCTTATCTTTATCAAGGCAAATTTTATTCCTCATTCCACTCGTATTAATCCTCCCGCATTTCTTCGGAGTGAATGGTGTGTGGATCGCGTTTCCAATCGCTGATATTTTGTCATTTATTCTAGCATCGGCTTTACTTTATAAAGACCGAGATACGATGTTGGTCAAAGGAAAAGAAGAAAAGATGGATCAAGAACATATGATACCCGTATCGAATTAA
- a CDS encoding ABC transporter substrate-binding protein, producing the protein MLKKWKWFLVTLVIASMLAGCGETKVSESVEPIDSEENEQVEEAPSESTADEQENGQFPKVVTDVLGDEVTIEQKPERVVSLIPSVTETLFALGEGDYVVGRSDWDNYPEEVLEIESVGDMTFDVERVLSLSPDLVLSHESTAYSSTEGLDQIRSAGIPVVVINDANSIEHVYKAISLIGESTGADQEAADIIDEMKASFAVIEEKAANIPEEEQVSVWIEVSDELYSAGHNTFINEMLQMIQAENIASSESDWPQFTEEQIVSLNPDIIITTYGYYVENSSELVKDRAAWQDVNAVVNDRVYDVNSDEVTRSGPRLVKGVEELAAIIYPEVFGE; encoded by the coding sequence ATGTTAAAGAAGTGGAAATGGTTTTTAGTCACCCTCGTTATTGCAAGTATGCTAGCTGGTTGTGGCGAGACGAAGGTTTCGGAATCGGTTGAACCAATTGATTCAGAAGAAAACGAGCAAGTTGAAGAGGCTCCATCAGAATCGACTGCAGATGAGCAAGAGAATGGTCAATTTCCAAAAGTGGTGACGGATGTTTTAGGGGATGAAGTCACGATTGAACAAAAGCCAGAAAGAGTGGTTTCATTAATCCCAAGTGTCACAGAAACGCTGTTTGCTTTAGGTGAAGGAGACTATGTAGTTGGTCGAAGTGATTGGGATAATTATCCTGAGGAAGTCCTTGAAATTGAAAGTGTTGGGGACATGACATTTGATGTCGAGCGTGTTCTTTCCTTATCACCAGACCTTGTGCTTTCACATGAGTCTACCGCTTATAGCTCTACTGAAGGACTTGATCAAATCCGTTCTGCGGGCATTCCAGTTGTCGTGATTAATGATGCTAACTCGATTGAACATGTGTACAAAGCCATTTCATTAATTGGAGAGTCAACTGGTGCAGACCAAGAAGCAGCAGATATTATAGATGAAATGAAAGCAAGCTTTGCCGTAATTGAAGAAAAGGCAGCTAACATACCTGAAGAAGAACAAGTGAGTGTATGGATTGAGGTATCAGATGAATTATATTCAGCTGGTCATAACACGTTTATTAATGAAATGCTTCAAATGATCCAAGCAGAAAATATTGCAAGCTCAGAATCAGACTGGCCTCAATTTACAGAAGAACAAATTGTTTCACTGAATCCTGATATTATCATTACAACTTACGGATATTATGTTGAAAATTCGAGTGAGTTAGTGAAAGATCGAGCTGCATGGCAAGATGTGAATGCAGTAGTAAATGATCGAGTGTATGATGTGAACTCAGATGAAGTGACGCGATCTGGTCCGCGTCTTGTCAAAGGAGTAGAGGAACTTGCAGCAATCATCTATCCAGAGGTTTTTGGCGAATAA
- a CDS encoding MarR family winged helix-turn-helix transcriptional regulator, giving the protein MFERDVENRIGHHIALLSHRIQNRYNQKLAEFDLTAAQARVLYLLSHYGSQTQVNLQKRLYIKGSTMNGIIESLLKKKCIQKVNSIEDKRAKVIHLTQAGKQVEESLWKETDVFEHELMSRFTKEETALLLSWLRKIEDNLECEGRSAQS; this is encoded by the coding sequence ATGTTTGAACGTGATGTTGAAAATAGAATAGGTCATCATATTGCGCTTTTATCGCACCGAATTCAAAATCGATACAATCAGAAGCTAGCGGAGTTCGACCTCACTGCTGCGCAAGCGAGAGTTCTTTATTTACTAAGTCATTATGGTTCACAAACGCAAGTAAATTTGCAAAAGCGTTTATATATAAAAGGGTCGACTATGAATGGCATCATTGAATCTCTTCTAAAAAAAAAATGTATTCAAAAGGTTAATAGTATAGAAGATAAACGAGCAAAGGTCATTCATCTAACACAAGCAGGAAAGCAAGTAGAAGAATCTCTTTGGAAAGAAACGGATGTATTCGAACATGAGTTAATGAGTCGGTTTACAAAGGAAGAAACCGCCTTGCTACTGTCGTGGTTACGAAAAATTGAAGATAACTTAGAATGTGAGGGGCGGAGTGCTCAATCTTAG
- the cobD gene encoding threonine-phosphate decarboxylase CobD, whose amino-acid sequence MSLPNHGANPAHLTSALGLTYDQQALDFSVNTNPFGMAPGIKLLSEKFIESASNYPEPYAETLTKTVAVELGVNKTEVLVGNGAAELLFHIAHLYQGKKVLIPEPTFSEYRQACEANGCDIESLVLDEPWKLRTDHLESRLEEIDLLFICSPNNPTGVTYTKNEMNDLLTLAKEQRTKVVIDEAFFDFQVDEKSVLAEVDLNNVIIIRSMTKMYGIAGVRLGYVIADQTTIEQLKRFQPPWSVNGFAQKIGLTLLDEKQFVKDTAMKVAKERIRVKRELEQLDFCVFPSVVNFYLLSEKNKRDLQPLLRFLIQHSIIPRHTYSFIGLDGKYLRLSIKRREENEQLIHVLKKWRLLC is encoded by the coding sequence TTGTCGTTACCTAATCATGGCGCCAACCCAGCACATTTAACGTCAGCTTTAGGACTGACATATGATCAACAGGCGCTTGATTTTAGTGTCAATACGAACCCATTTGGGATGGCTCCCGGGATTAAGTTATTAAGTGAAAAATTCATTGAATCCGCTTCCAATTATCCCGAACCATATGCTGAAACATTGACAAAAACCGTGGCTGTGGAATTGGGAGTAAATAAAACAGAGGTTTTAGTAGGTAATGGAGCAGCTGAACTGCTCTTTCATATTGCTCATTTGTATCAAGGAAAAAAAGTACTCATACCAGAACCAACATTCTCAGAGTATCGTCAAGCATGTGAGGCAAATGGTTGTGATATAGAAAGTTTAGTGTTAGATGAACCTTGGAAACTGAGAACAGATCATTTAGAGTCGCGACTAGAAGAAATAGATCTATTATTTATCTGCTCACCCAATAACCCAACCGGTGTCACTTATACAAAAAACGAAATGAATGATCTCTTGACGCTGGCGAAAGAACAACGGACAAAAGTTGTGATTGATGAGGCGTTTTTTGATTTTCAGGTTGATGAGAAGTCTGTTTTAGCCGAGGTCGATTTAAACAATGTGATTATAATACGTTCTATGACAAAGATGTACGGAATTGCAGGTGTACGGTTAGGCTATGTTATTGCAGATCAAACAACTATTGAGCAATTAAAGCGATTTCAGCCGCCGTGGAGTGTAAATGGCTTTGCTCAGAAAATAGGATTAACCTTGCTAGATGAGAAGCAATTCGTAAAAGATACAGCGATGAAAGTCGCCAAAGAGCGCATTCGGGTAAAAAGGGAACTTGAGCAACTAGATTTTTGTGTCTTTCCTTCAGTCGTAAATTTTTATTTACTCTCTGAAAAAAATAAACGAGATTTGCAGCCATTATTAAGATTTTTGATTCAGCATTCCATCATCCCTCGGCATACGTATTCTTTTATTGGGTTAGATGGGAAATACCTTAGACTATCTATTAAGCGAAGAGAAGAAAATGAACAGTTGATACACGTGTTAAAAAAGTGGAGGTTACTATGTTGA